Proteins encoded in a region of the Cucurbita pepo subsp. pepo cultivar mu-cu-16 unplaced genomic scaffold, ASM280686v2 Cp4.1_scaffold001173, whole genome shotgun sequence genome:
- the LOC111786185 gene encoding transcription factor bHLH96-like: KLPTNWEPSPEECSINQPLSVGALYPPMEVEQSPPSPPSPPPTTGRRKRRRTRNMKNKEEIENQRMTHIAVERNRRKQMNEYLAVLRSLMPCSYVHRGDQASIIGGAINFVKELEQQLQFIKAHKEPAASSPFADFFSFPQFSTPATNSTHDSASSNTQWAAGDIEVTMVDTHANLKILSKKRPRQLLKMVAGFQSLRFSVLHLNVTTLDQMVLYSVSIKIEEGCELNTVDEIAAAVNQILLSIQEESAFS; this comes from the exons AAACTCCCCACTAATTGGGAGCCTTCACCGGAGGAATGTTCGATCAATCAGCCGCTTTCGGTAGGAGCTCTCTATCCGCCGATGGAAGTTGAACAGTCGCCACCGTCTCCACCGTCCCCACCGCCGACGACCGGGAGGAGAAAGCGACGGCGGACTCGAAACATGAAAAACAAGGAGGAGATTGAAAACCAGAGGATGACCCATATCGCCGTCGAGCGCAACCGCCGGAAACAAATGAATGAATATCTCGCCGTCCTCCGATCACTAATGCCGTGTTCTTACGTTCATAGG GGAGACCAAGCCTCCATTATTGGTGGCGCCATTAATTTCGTCAAGGAATTAGAACAGCAATTACAGTTTATCAAAGCCCATAAGGAACCGGCGGCTTCATCCCCTTTCGCCGACTTCTTTTCCTTCCCACAGTTCTCAACTCCGGCGACGAACTCGACCCATGACTCAGCCAGTTCCAACACCCAATGGGCCGCCGGAGATATCGAAGTCACCATGGTGGATACCCATGCCAACCTCAAAATCCTGTCCAAGAAACGCCCGAGACAGCTCCTCAAAATGGTGGCAGGGTTTCAAAGCTTGAGAttctctgttcttcatctCAACGTCACCACTTTGGATCAAATGGTTCTTTACTCTGTAAGCATCAAG ATTGAGGAAGGATGCGAGTTGAATACAGTGGATGAAATCGCTGCAGCTGTGAATCAAATCCTGCTCTCCATTCAAGAGGAATCTGCTTTCAGCTGA